The Dyadobacter sandarakinus DNA window TGCATCAGCAAAATCAGGGTCCCGCTGAGCCGCGTGAATTTGCAGGCAGAAACAATGTACTGCAGCTGTTAAAAGCCTGCCGGGGCGAGTACGTGGCCATGTGTGAGGGGGATGACTACTGGACTGACCCTATGAAACTGCAGAAGCAGGCCGATTTCTTGGATCAGCATTCTGACCTGATGGTCTGCCATCACAACATGGTGGTGACGTATGAGGATGGTTCGCCATCGCACCACTTCAACAGTTCCGATCAAAAGCTCCGCTCCTCCATTGAAGATATTCTGGAAGATCAATGGTTTTTTGCGACCGCGAGCTGGATGTATCGCAATCATTTTCTTCATCATGACTTTGCCGGCTGGCATGCTACTGCGGCAGCGGGCGACTGGGCCATCATGATCCAATTGGCTGCTCAGGGAGATATCGGTTATTTGCCGGAGCCCATGGGGGTGTACCGCAAGCATAGCGCGGGCCTGAGCCTTGTCCATGCAGATACAAACATTGGCTTTCTGCAAAATCGCAGGGAAATGTTTAAAAACGTCGACAAGTGGCTTCATTACCAGTATAAAGAGGTTATTGCGCGCACGGTAGAGCGATATGATATGCAGCTTGCGAATATTGAAAAAGTTGGCGGTTCACACGAATAATCTTTAATTTGTTCTTTTGTCAACAGCAGACTTTCATGAAGCTAAGCGTCGTAATTCCAGCATATAACGAAGAAGAATCCATCTCTCACACGCTTCTTTCCCTGCATCAGACCTTAAATAAGTACAAAATTCCGCACGAAATCTGCGTTACCAACGATAACTCTAAGGATGGTACGTTGCGGGTACTTAGCGAATTATCCCTGCAAATTCCAACCCTGGTTTACTATACCAATCCCGGCCCCAATGGATTTGGCTATGCGGTCAGATACGGACTGGAACGTTTCAAAGGGGATTGTGTAGCAGTATTTATGGCTGATATGTCCGACGACCCGGAGGATCTTGCAAAGTATTATTTCAAGATGCTGGAAGGGGATTATGATTGTGTCTTTGGCTCGCGCTGGGAAAAAGGAGGGCAGGTAATCGACTATCCTGCCTTGAAAAAGGTGATCAACCGCGTGGCAAACTTCATTGTGCGCATGGTGATGGGCATCAAATACAATGATACTACCAATGCATTCAAGCTTTACAAAAGAGAAACAATTGACGGAATCAAGCCGTTTTTGGCCCCGCATTTTAACCTGACCATTGAGCTGCCGCTCAAAGCGATTGTGCGGGGTTACAGTTACGCCGTGGTACCCAACAGCTGGACCAACCGGAAATACGGAGAATCAAAGCTGAAAATCAAGGAAATGGGCAGCCGCTACTTTTTCATACTCATGTACTGCCTGATCGAAAAGTACTTCTCGCAGGGTGATTTTATGAAAAAAAGTAAAGCGCCTACAAAGGAGGTAAGCAGGTAACTGCCTATTTAATCCAGTCCTGAATAAATGTAGCCTTGTGCGCCAGGTACGATATTGCAAGGCCCCAAACCATTGCACTCACGGACATCCACAGGAAAATAGAGCCTCTCGGCACACGAAAAGCCACAGCCAGTATCGGTCCGAACAAAGGGGTAAACAGAGG harbors:
- a CDS encoding glycosyltransferase, coding for MKVSVCVPTYNHEKYIAQMLDGVLMQQTSFDFEIVIGDDGSTDNNPRIIQEYMQKHPGKIRAFLHQQNQGPAEPREFAGRNNVLQLLKACRGEYVAMCEGDDYWTDPMKLQKQADFLDQHSDLMVCHHNMVVTYEDGSPSHHFNSSDQKLRSSIEDILEDQWFFATASWMYRNHFLHHDFAGWHATAAAGDWAIMIQLAAQGDIGYLPEPMGVYRKHSAGLSLVHADTNIGFLQNRREMFKNVDKWLHYQYKEVIARTVERYDMQLANIEKVGGSHE
- a CDS encoding glycosyltransferase family 2 protein produces the protein MKLSVVIPAYNEEESISHTLLSLHQTLNKYKIPHEICVTNDNSKDGTLRVLSELSLQIPTLVYYTNPGPNGFGYAVRYGLERFKGDCVAVFMADMSDDPEDLAKYYFKMLEGDYDCVFGSRWEKGGQVIDYPALKKVINRVANFIVRMVMGIKYNDTTNAFKLYKRETIDGIKPFLAPHFNLTIELPLKAIVRGYSYAVVPNSWTNRKYGESKLKIKEMGSRYFFILMYCLIEKYFSQGDFMKKSKAPTKEVSR